A single genomic interval of Stieleria maiorica harbors:
- a CDS encoding pentapeptide repeat-containing protein, with amino-acid sequence MIRPIRSPVAPRVVSPISGDVTPLVDQIEGLLARPKHVRVRVEGEGHVEALNHLAASMSEMIASGRLRLDDEIQPFDLGDETVTVVTSKLIPCDLVLSLCGWSRDDMIEYLLARHRNQCRSVMGRLEGENLRYASGSPAVWQWILDEMVADPNAREIESIVVDQVHRRIGNERHARALADMMLMHSAEALEMFPLASVLPASVSRVLSRPDVAFAFTNERLLERLRLPQIEELRTLLSHRWPFRRLKAVAMLIDGSDQIPMHLQKVFADGRSASAPTCATLLCLCDPAWKPSGTQMCLRGGRFDSAIWPEIDLSSADLNQATFCDANLARAKFNAALLKSVDFSGSDLRFADFSGLPSAPDVDEQHYGKGQSSEIRQANTAHQVRLGVLDIVSAVFSGADLSHANLSGRCFQRCDMANANLTGVRACGVIIDETLLDGANLSRGDFSESRFVKVDFRNTLIDDSSFCCASFSSLKLDEVSATNVSFQQCDLSYASMTESTLTGCNFHEAILVNARLAEINWEDCDLRDADLRGCSFHLGSTRCGMVGSPYPSHGTRTGFYTDDFDEQYFKSPETIRKANLCGSDLRGADISGIDFYLVDLRGAKFDAGQRKQFVATGAILND; translated from the coding sequence ATGATCCGGCCCATTCGCTCGCCCGTTGCCCCACGTGTGGTCTCGCCGATCAGCGGAGACGTCACGCCCCTGGTGGATCAAATCGAAGGCTTGCTGGCCCGGCCCAAGCACGTCCGTGTGCGTGTGGAAGGCGAAGGGCACGTCGAAGCATTGAATCACCTCGCCGCGTCGATGTCCGAAATGATTGCGTCGGGCCGATTGCGGCTGGATGATGAGATTCAACCATTCGACCTGGGCGATGAAACGGTCACCGTCGTCACGAGCAAGCTCATCCCCTGCGATCTGGTCTTGAGTCTCTGTGGATGGTCGCGCGACGACATGATCGAGTATCTGTTGGCCCGACATCGCAACCAATGCCGAAGCGTGATGGGCCGTCTTGAAGGGGAAAACCTGCGATACGCGTCGGGATCGCCCGCCGTTTGGCAATGGATCCTTGACGAAATGGTGGCTGATCCAAACGCTCGCGAGATCGAGTCGATCGTCGTTGACCAAGTGCATCGCAGGATTGGCAACGAGCGGCACGCCCGAGCGCTCGCGGACATGATGCTGATGCACTCGGCCGAAGCCTTGGAAATGTTTCCGCTGGCCAGTGTTTTGCCGGCATCGGTTTCCCGAGTTCTGTCGAGACCCGATGTCGCGTTTGCGTTCACCAACGAGCGACTACTTGAGCGATTGCGTTTACCTCAGATCGAAGAATTGCGAACGTTACTGTCCCATCGCTGGCCGTTCAGGCGACTGAAAGCTGTGGCAATGCTTATCGACGGCAGCGATCAAATACCAATGCACCTGCAGAAAGTCTTCGCCGACGGCCGATCCGCGTCCGCCCCGACCTGTGCCACGCTGCTCTGTCTTTGCGATCCGGCATGGAAACCCTCCGGCACACAGATGTGTTTGCGTGGCGGACGGTTCGACAGTGCGATCTGGCCCGAAATTGACTTGAGCTCTGCAGACCTCAACCAAGCGACGTTTTGCGATGCGAATCTGGCGCGTGCCAAGTTCAATGCGGCGCTGCTCAAATCAGTTGACTTTTCCGGTTCGGATCTACGGTTTGCTGATTTCAGCGGCCTGCCGAGCGCCCCGGACGTCGACGAGCAGCATTATGGCAAAGGGCAAAGCAGCGAGATTCGGCAGGCGAACACCGCACACCAAGTCCGGCTCGGCGTGCTGGACATCGTCTCGGCAGTTTTTTCTGGTGCGGATCTTTCTCATGCAAACCTGTCCGGTCGGTGTTTCCAGCGATGCGACATGGCCAACGCCAACCTGACAGGTGTCCGTGCCTGCGGCGTTATCATCGATGAAACCCTGCTGGATGGGGCGAATCTCAGTCGGGGTGACTTTTCCGAATCGCGTTTTGTAAAAGTCGACTTTCGCAACACGCTGATCGACGATTCCTCGTTTTGTTGCGCGAGCTTTTCGTCACTGAAGCTGGATGAAGTGTCGGCGACCAACGTCAGTTTCCAGCAATGTGATTTGTCGTATGCCTCGATGACCGAGTCGACGTTGACCGGTTGCAATTTCCACGAGGCGATCCTGGTCAACGCAAGATTGGCGGAAATCAACTGGGAAGACTGTGATCTCCGCGATGCCGACTTGCGTGGCTGCAGCTTTCACCTGGGGTCCACCCGTTGCGGAATGGTTGGCAGCCCCTATCCCTCGCACGGAACGCGGACAGGCTTCTACACCGAT
- a CDS encoding VOC family protein, which translates to MTTPSPPTKHATSAIGVKAIDHVTIVVHDLSRSRDFYRDLLGMEEVERPDFGFPGHWLQAGATQVHLIETMEGTSEPGGGLDPDRVTSGLTHHFAFEVEDAIRAHRILESAGVRIQGGPRKRPDGCMQLWFYDPDGHCVEVFDRTGSAASH; encoded by the coding sequence ATGACGACTCCATCGCCTCCAACGAAACATGCGACGTCCGCGATCGGTGTTAAAGCGATCGACCATGTGACGATCGTCGTGCATGATCTCTCGCGCAGCCGAGACTTTTACCGCGACCTGCTGGGGATGGAGGAGGTCGAACGGCCGGATTTCGGGTTCCCGGGCCACTGGCTCCAAGCCGGCGCGACGCAAGTCCACCTGATCGAGACGATGGAGGGAACCTCCGAGCCGGGCGGAGGATTGGATCCGGATCGAGTCACATCGGGTTTGACCCATCACTTTGCGTTCGAAGTCGAAGACGCGATTCGCGCACATCGCATTCTTGAATCGGCCGGCGTGCGGATCCAAGGCGGTCCGCGAAAACGCCCCGACGGCTGCATGCAACTGTGGTTCTACGACCCCGACGGTCATTGTGTCGAAGTCTTTGACCGAACCGGATCCGCCGCGTCTCACTAA
- a CDS encoding DUF1805 domain-containing protein: MNDETLPRSTSRELTFDNGRAIGISNRWENGQYCSILTRRGIVGCGIYDMATPTEFNQAIAIAKGTPSDPLVEPEDLFDAPIVDATPQAKAMGIEIGMTGRQAVEKMLAAENPPNTKRMR, encoded by the coding sequence ATGAACGACGAAACGCTTCCACGATCGACGTCCCGCGAATTGACTTTCGACAACGGCCGGGCGATCGGTATCAGCAACCGTTGGGAAAACGGTCAGTATTGCTCGATCCTGACCCGGCGAGGGATCGTCGGCTGCGGGATCTATGACATGGCGACGCCCACCGAATTCAATCAGGCGATCGCCATCGCCAAAGGCACCCCCAGTGATCCGCTGGTCGAACCGGAGGACCTGTTTGATGCACCCATCGTGGACGCGACACCGCAAGCCAAAGCGATGGGGATCGAAATCGGGATGACGGGCCGGCAGGCGGTCGAAAAGATGCTTGCCGCAGAGAATCCGCCGAACACCAAGAGGATGCGTTAG